The region TTTGAATTTGATTCTAATTTTTCAAAACGACTTACTTTTAAATATTAAAATGTTTCTGAAAGAAATGGATTTTAAGATTGAATAGTATCCGTTCATCTAACAGCCATCTGTCACTATAGTTTATAGCTTCGTGCAAAAATAAGTATGCCAAAAGAAAGTTTTGAGAAATTGCAAGAAGGCTACAGGAATAGTAATCTGAGCTTAAAAAGTTACTTAACAGGAAAGCATTTGTCTGTGTCTCAATATTTTAATGGAAGAAAAAGCATTACCGTAGGCCAAGAGAATTGTCAGGTCAATTTGTGAAAATCACATCCAAGATAAATAAGAATCAAAATTTGGCAGAAATTGTTCTGCAATATCCGAATCGAATAAGAATAATCTTCGAGAGTTAACCTGAGAATAAAATTCTAATAGAGTTAGTACAATCTTGAAATGATTCCATTTACAAGTGGGCATCAATATTTTATGTACACTCGAACTACAGATATGCGTAAAGAGCACAATGGTTTATCCCAAATTTTTCAATTTCAAAGAGTTATAATGACACAAATATCTGATTATAAATAAATTAATGGAATACTTATCTTGTAAAAAAAACTTACATGGATTTTGGTGGGTTTAATATTAATTACAGCTCCAAAGAAGTAACTCCAGAGAGAGGGAATATTTCTAATGTAAGAATTGCTTAATAATACAGGAACCAAGCTTAAGATGGAAAAATTAGGGATACCTCAGAGTGTCTCACCTAATGGATTGAAAGTTATAGATATAGTTGCTTCATTTTTTGTATCCGTTTAGTGTGGTGCGAACAACCTATTACAAACAGAACATATTCGATATTATAAAGCATTAAAGAAAATTTTTAAATTAAAGAAAATACCAACTCATGTTACGTTTGGTATATTTTTTAAGAAATTCTTCCTCCTCCAGTTCTTTATTTCCTTCAACTTTATATCTTTCTTTTTGTTAAAGATGCATTGTTCACCAATAAAATAATATCCTATGTCTTTTGTCCTTGCTGATCTACCTTATCCACCGCAATCCCTTGAGCCACATATAGATACAAGAACCATGGAAATACACCATGGAAAACACCATGCCGCTTACACCAATAATCTCAACAATGCCATAAAGGATACTCCCTTGGAAAATATGTCCATAGAAGATATCCTTAAGAATCTGGACATGAGCAACATGCCTGTTCGCAACAATTGCGGAGGATTTTATAACCACAATCTGTTCTGGAACATGATGTCTCCAAGAGGTGGTGGATTACCGAGAGGAATTGTCGCGGAAGCCATTGATGCTAATTTTGAAAGCTTTGATTCGTTTAAAGAAAAATTTGCACAGGCAGCAATTTCCAGATTTGGTTCCGGTTGGGCGTGGTTATGTGTTCATCCCGGTGGAAAGTTGGAGATTTGCTCTACCCCAAATCAGGACAATCCCCTGATGCCCAATACAGGCTGCGGTGGTGCTCCGGTACTTGCGCTCGATGTCTGGGAGCATGCCTACTACCTGCATTACCAAAACAGACGACCTGACTATGTACAGGGCTTTTTCAATGTGGTCAACTGGGAAGAAGTAGAATCCAGATATCTTGCCGGAAAATAAAGATCCTAAACCTGTTTTTGAACTTTGTACAGCAAGTGTACAGGCGGTTGAATTGGCCGCTGTTCATCAGCTCAAGGCCATAGAACTTTGTACCGATCTGCATTGCGGTGGCGTTACACCTTCTATGGGATTGGTTCGATTTGCCAGAGAAAGATTCTTCGGCGAACTGGCAATTTTAATCCGTACCCGACCGGGTGATTTTGTTTATTCTCCCTCAGAAAAAAGGATCATGCTGGACGATGTAAGAAAATATGTGGATTTGGGCGTGGATGCATTTGTGGTGGGAGGGCTGACCGCTGAAGGGCTTATAGACGAGCCTTTCCTGGAAGATATAATGACTGTGTCCTGTGGATTGAATCTTTGCTTTCATAAAGCCTTTGATGAGCTGACGGATCAAATGAAGGGTCTGAACACCTTGATTGATTTTCAATGGGACAGAGTGCTTACTTCAGGAGGCGCCGCCAATGCAAGTCTGGGAATTCCCCAAATAAAAAAACTAAATGATCTCTCTGAAAACAAAATATGTGTGATGCCCGGAGGAGGCATTCGCAGTGCCAATGTCCTAGAAATCATAGAATCCACCGGATGTTCCAGAATTCATGCAGCATTGCGAAAAGAAAGCATTTCGAATCCGACCATTCAATATCAACCACAGAATGCAGACCTTACAGATCAGGAGGAACTCCTTCGATTTTTAAAATACTTTTGATTTTACAAAATAGATAACTGCATTTTGGTTCAGCTTAATTTATTTTCCTGCATTTCTTAAATCCATTTTCAAGGCTTCGCACCAATTGTCGGCTTTTCTAAAACAAAAAGTAATTTTTTAAATCCGATGTTCAGGAATCCTGTTAATTTTACTTCATGGCCTGGCCATTGATTCTTCGTTACTTTTAAGTTCATTCTACTATTTATTTCATAAAATTATCATGAATGATAAATATTGAATTTTTAAAACGTGTTCTCTGCATGAAACTCAATAAATTCTTTTTATTTAAAACACTTTTGATTGGCATTTCTTTATTAATTGCCAATCCTTCCAGTTATGGACAGAACATAAATCCTAACTTTGATTCAACACTTGCAAAAACGCTTGGCGGGGATGACTTTGGAATGAAAAAATACATTCTGGTCATGCTAAAAACCGGGAGCAACAATATGGCAGACAAAGTCACCAGAGACAGCCTGTTCAAATTACACCTGAAAAATATTGGACGGCTGGCTGATTCCGGAAAGTTAATCGTCGCTGGTCCACTTGGTAAAAATGATCGATCATACCGAGGGATTTTTATTTTAAATGTCACATCCTTGGATGAAGCTCAGGAATTGTTGCAAACAGACCCTGCCGTGGAGCAGAAACTTTTGGAAGCCGAACTTTTCCAATGGTATGGTTCTGCAGCTTTACCGGAATACTTAAAGTCCCATAAAAAAATAGAAAAATATTCACCCGGGTAATTCCAATTTTACCGATGCTTAAATCGCTTTTTTTTAGAAATCACTTGGTTTTTTCTTCCTTGGACATCACAAGTTTGACGGGAGAAAAAGCAAACTAAATAATCTTAATTTCGGAATAGTAATAATCATTCGATGACTACACTTGTTCACACCTCTGCCGACCATGTAGACTTCCTCGAACTTGTAAAAGAATTGGATGCTGAACTAAAAATCCGGGATGGTGAAGAACACTCGTTTTATGCACCGCACAATAAGCTGGATAAAATCATTTTTGTCACCATAGCCTTTCATCAAAATATGGCCGTTGGGTGCGGGGCTTTAAAGGAATTCTCTGTAGACAGTCTGGAAGTTAAAAGAATGTATGTGCGTCCGGAAAACCGGGGACATGGAATTGCAGGTAAAATTTTGAATGAACTGGAAAATCAAACTGCAATGCTTGGTTATTCCAGATGTGTTTTGGAAACCGGAAAAAATCAACCGGAAGCAATCAGTCTTTATGAAAAGAATGGCTATAAAAGAATTCCAAATTATGGACCCTATCAAAATATATCCAACAGTGTGTGTTTTGAAAAAAAAATTAATCCTATAATGCAAAGCACTGTTTAAAAAATGGAATACTAAGTAGATGATATCTGCCTCAAAGTTCAAATTATAAGCCTACTTATTAAATCCCAAAAAAAATGAAACTTTTTAGAAATGGATTTCTCAAAGTTGATGCAATCAAAAAATCGTAAAAACTACCCGAAAAACTTCCCGCATACTGAGTACTTTTGCACGTATGAA is a window of Candidatus Vicinibacter affinis DNA encoding:
- a CDS encoding superoxide dismutase, giving the protein MSFVLADLPYPPQSLEPHIDTRTMEIHHGKHHAAYTNNLNNAIKDTPLENMSIEDILKNLDMSNMPVRNNCGGFYNHNLFWNMMSPRGGGLPRGIVAEAIDANFESFDSFKEKFAQAAISRFGSGWAWLCVHPGGKLEICSTPNQDNPLMPNTGCGGAPVLALDVWEHAYYLHYQNRRPDYVQGFFNVVNWEEVESRYLAGK
- a CDS encoding copper homeostasis protein CutC — encoded protein: MPENKDPKPVFELCTASVQAVELAAVHQLKAIELCTDLHCGGVTPSMGLVRFARERFFGELAILIRTRPGDFVYSPSEKRIMLDDVRKYVDLGVDAFVVGGLTAEGLIDEPFLEDIMTVSCGLNLCFHKAFDELTDQMKGLNTLIDFQWDRVLTSGGAANASLGIPQIKKLNDLSENKICVMPGGGIRSANVLEIIESTGCSRIHAALRKESISNPTIQYQPQNADLTDQEELLRFLKYF
- a CDS encoding GNAT family N-acetyltransferase gives rise to the protein MTTLVHTSADHVDFLELVKELDAELKIRDGEEHSFYAPHNKLDKIIFVTIAFHQNMAVGCGALKEFSVDSLEVKRMYVRPENRGHGIAGKILNELENQTAMLGYSRCVLETGKNQPEAISLYEKNGYKRIPNYGPYQNISNSVCFEKKINPIMQSTV